In the Variovorax sp. S12S4 genome, one interval contains:
- a CDS encoding bactofilin family protein, with product MATQSPFFGKRDRDTDSLTSRPAPLVGSGTNLSGSPVNPSSLTAQQGGLAPAAAPAAKEGGSKLTVGPNIKLKGVEITDCDTLVVEGLVEATMDSRLMQIAEQGEFKGSAEIDIAEIRGIFDGSLTVREKLVIHSTGKVTGKIRYGKIVIEEGGQLSGEISFGAKQSLQSAT from the coding sequence TTGGCTACACAGTCCCCATTTTTCGGCAAGCGTGATCGTGACACCGACTCGTTGACCTCCCGCCCCGCGCCGCTGGTGGGCTCGGGTACCAATCTCTCGGGTTCGCCCGTCAACCCTTCTTCCCTCACCGCACAGCAAGGCGGCCTGGCTCCGGCGGCCGCTCCCGCCGCCAAGGAAGGCGGCAGCAAGCTCACCGTCGGCCCCAACATCAAGCTCAAGGGCGTCGAGATCACCGATTGCGACACGCTCGTGGTCGAAGGCCTTGTCGAGGCCACCATGGACTCGCGCCTGATGCAGATCGCCGAGCAGGGCGAATTCAAGGGCTCGGCCGAAATCGACATTGCCGAAATCCGCGGCATTTTCGACGGCAGCCTCACGGTGCGCGAAAAGCTCGTGATCCATTCGACCGGCAAGGTCACCGGCAAGATCCGCTACGGCAAGATCGTGATCGAAGAAGGCGGCCAGCTCTCGGGCGAAATCAGCTTCGGCGCCAAGCAGTCGCTGCAATCGGCCACCTGA
- a CDS encoding IMPACT family protein encodes MSFTLSQPAHSDLLVKKSRFIGCVQPVADRAAALAVVAALRNEHPAAAHVCWALMAGGQSAANDDGEPGGTAGRPMLEVLRHQQLEGVLATVVRYFGGIKLGAGGLVRAYTDAVAQACVGATLVPLVRQRLLQCTVPYALEGLVRREIAAVSGASITDVRHGDAVEFAFTLPEPDANAFIARLDDAAQGRAVWPQA; translated from the coding sequence ATGAGCTTCACGCTCTCGCAACCGGCGCACAGCGACCTGCTGGTCAAGAAGAGCCGCTTCATCGGTTGCGTGCAGCCCGTGGCCGACCGCGCCGCTGCGCTCGCCGTGGTGGCGGCGCTGCGCAACGAACACCCTGCCGCGGCGCATGTCTGCTGGGCGTTGATGGCAGGCGGCCAATCGGCGGCCAACGACGACGGCGAGCCGGGCGGCACGGCCGGACGCCCGATGCTCGAGGTGCTGCGGCACCAGCAGCTTGAAGGCGTGCTCGCTACCGTGGTGCGCTATTTCGGCGGCATCAAGCTGGGCGCGGGCGGGCTCGTGCGGGCCTACACCGATGCGGTTGCGCAGGCTTGTGTCGGCGCAACGCTGGTCCCGCTGGTGCGCCAGCGGCTGCTGCAATGCACCGTGCCCTATGCGCTCGAAGGGCTCGTGCGGCGCGAGATTGCAGCTGTGAGCGGCGCCTCCATTACAGACGTGCGGCACGGCGACGCAGTGGAATTCGCATTCACGCTGCCCGAGCCTGACGCCAACGCCTTCATCGCCCGCCTCGACGATGCTGCGCAAGGGCGCGCCGTCTGGCCGCAGGCGTAA
- the metX gene encoding homoserine O-succinyltransferase MetX, with protein MSSTSLVVSAQSMQFAGPLALRSGASLGSYTLAYETYGTLNADRSNAVLVCHALNASHHVAGVYEGQAKSEGWWDNMVGPGKPVDTNRFFVIGVNNLGSCFGSTGPMHTNPATGRIYGADFPVVTVEDWVDAQAVLLDALGIRTLAAVMGGSLGGMQALSWTLQYPDRVRHAVVVASAPNLTAENIAFNEVARRAIVTDPDFHGGHFYEHGVVPKRGLRIARMIGHITYLSDDVMNEKFGRILRSAVEGEAATLDYRYSTQEIEFQIESYLRYQGDKFSEYFDANTYLLITRALDYFDPARAHGGNLSAALAKATAKFLLVSFKTDWRFSPARSRELVKALLDNRRNVSYAEIDAPHGHDAFLLDDVRYMGVVRSYFERVALETEAEGSTAQ; from the coding sequence ATGTCGTCAACTTCTTTGGTCGTCTCTGCGCAGTCGATGCAGTTCGCGGGCCCGCTGGCCCTGCGCAGCGGCGCGTCGCTCGGCAGCTACACGCTCGCCTACGAAACCTACGGCACCCTGAACGCCGACCGCAGCAACGCGGTGCTGGTGTGCCATGCGCTCAATGCCTCGCACCACGTCGCCGGCGTCTATGAAGGCCAGGCCAAGTCCGAAGGCTGGTGGGACAACATGGTGGGCCCTGGCAAGCCGGTCGACACCAACCGCTTCTTCGTGATCGGCGTGAACAACCTCGGCTCCTGCTTCGGCTCGACCGGTCCGATGCACACCAACCCCGCCACGGGGCGCATCTACGGCGCCGACTTTCCGGTGGTCACGGTCGAGGACTGGGTCGATGCCCAGGCCGTGCTGCTCGATGCGCTCGGCATTCGCACGCTTGCGGCCGTCATGGGCGGCAGCCTGGGCGGCATGCAGGCGCTGTCGTGGACGCTGCAGTACCCGGACCGCGTGCGCCACGCCGTGGTGGTGGCCAGCGCGCCCAATCTCACGGCCGAGAACATTGCGTTCAACGAAGTGGCCCGCCGCGCCATCGTCACCGACCCCGACTTTCATGGCGGCCACTTCTACGAGCACGGCGTCGTTCCCAAGCGCGGCCTGCGCATTGCGCGGATGATCGGCCACATCACCTACCTGAGCGACGACGTCATGAACGAGAAGTTCGGACGCATCCTGCGCAGCGCGGTGGAAGGCGAGGCGGCCACGCTGGACTACCGCTATTCCACCCAGGAAATCGAGTTCCAGATCGAAAGCTACCTGCGCTACCAGGGCGACAAATTCAGCGAGTACTTCGACGCCAACACCTACCTCCTGATCACGCGCGCGCTCGACTACTTCGACCCGGCACGCGCGCACGGCGGCAACCTCAGCGCTGCGCTTGCGAAGGCCACCGCCAAGTTTTTGCTCGTGAGCTTCAAGACCGACTGGCGCTTTTCGCCGGCGCGCAGCCGCGAACTGGTGAAGGCGCTGCTCGACAACCGCCGCAACGTGAGCTACGCCGAGATCGATGCGCCGCACGGGCACGACGCGTTCCTGCTCGACGACGTGCGCTACATGGGCGTGGTGCGGTCCTATTTCGAGCGCGTGGCCCTCGAAACCGAGGCTGAAGGGAGTACCGCCCAATGA
- a CDS encoding TMEM165/GDT1 family protein, producing MEAFLVATGVVALAEMGDKTQLLALLLAARFRKPWPIVLGIFVATIVNHALAGAVGNWITHWLGPDVLRWILGGSFIAMAAWMLIPDKLDEDDAPAASHYGVFGTTLIAFFLAEMGDKTQIATVMLAARFTDAYIWVVTGTTLGMMLANAPVVWLGDKLVKRVPITLVHGISAAIFLVLGIVMIIGW from the coding sequence ATGGAAGCTTTTCTCGTTGCAACCGGCGTGGTCGCGCTCGCCGAAATGGGCGACAAGACCCAGTTGCTGGCCCTGCTGCTGGCCGCCCGCTTCAGAAAACCCTGGCCGATCGTGCTCGGGATCTTCGTTGCCACCATCGTCAACCATGCCCTGGCCGGCGCCGTCGGCAACTGGATCACACACTGGCTCGGCCCCGACGTGCTGCGCTGGATCCTGGGGGGCTCGTTCATCGCCATGGCTGCCTGGATGCTGATTCCGGACAAGCTCGACGAAGACGACGCGCCCGCGGCGTCGCACTACGGGGTATTCGGCACCACGCTCATCGCGTTCTTCCTGGCTGAAATGGGCGACAAGACCCAGATCGCCACCGTCATGCTCGCCGCCCGGTTCACCGACGCCTACATCTGGGTGGTCACGGGCACCACGCTCGGCATGATGCTGGCCAATGCGCCCGTGGTCTGGCTGGGCGACAAGCTGGTGAAGCGCGTGCCGATCACGCTCGTGCACGGCATCTCGGCAGCGATCTTCCTGGTGCTCGGCATCGTGATGATCATCGGCTGGTAA
- the metW gene encoding methionine biosynthesis protein MetW, producing the protein MSDIETQSLIANLVPEGARVLDLGCGDGALLDLLQRERGCTGYGVEIADGNVLQCIRRGVDVIQLNLDEGLAVFDDATFDVVLQIDTLQHLRNAEVMLRETARVGRIGIVAFPNFAHWPNRISIARGRMPVTRRLPYQWYDTPNIRVGTFKDFEVLAQKNSLRVLDAFGVQEGRSVRWLPNARASTAVFKFERER; encoded by the coding sequence ATGAGCGATATCGAAACCCAAAGCCTCATCGCCAATCTTGTGCCCGAGGGCGCGCGCGTACTCGACCTCGGCTGCGGCGACGGTGCCCTGCTCGACCTGCTGCAGCGCGAGCGCGGCTGCACAGGCTACGGCGTGGAAATTGCCGATGGCAACGTGCTGCAGTGCATTCGCCGCGGCGTCGACGTGATCCAGCTGAACCTCGACGAGGGCTTGGCGGTGTTCGACGACGCCACCTTCGACGTGGTGCTGCAGATCGACACGCTGCAGCACCTGCGCAATGCCGAGGTCATGCTGCGCGAAACCGCGCGCGTGGGCCGCATCGGCATCGTGGCCTTCCCCAACTTTGCGCATTGGCCCAACCGCATCAGCATTGCGCGCGGCCGCATGCCGGTGACACGCCGCCTGCCCTACCAGTGGTACGACACGCCCAACATCCGCGTCGGCACGTTCAAGGACTTTGAAGTGCTGGCGCAAAAGAACAGCCTGCGCGTGCTCGACGCGTTCGGCGTGCAGGAAGGCCGCAGCGTGCGCTGGCTGCCCAATGCGCGCGCGAGCACGGCGGTGTTCAAGTTCGAGCGGGAGCGCTGA
- a CDS encoding ion transporter, translated as MTRSNTAPAARTLAISSTIDARFDKPASGWRRRLFTVIFEADTRAGLLFDLALIAVIVTSVLVVILDSVQSIRDQWRPLFNAFEWGFTILFTLEYIARLACVNKPMRYALSFYGVIDLLALLPTYLVAFAPELAYLIDVRVLRLLRVFRIFKLSRYSVEYRALVSAVAASRRKITVFVGFVMLVVLVMGTLMYVVEGPVHGFTSIPVAIYWAISTMATVGFGDLVPKTDLGRAIASVMMLVGWGVLAVPTGIVTAEMARRGPGDDEAPVALAPRGVLGMAAPPAVPARRLTPAARRRALAQHRRGGR; from the coding sequence ATGACCCGATCGAACACCGCTCCCGCTGCCCGGACCCTGGCTATCTCCTCGACCATCGACGCGCGCTTCGACAAGCCGGCAAGCGGCTGGCGGCGCCGCTTATTCACCGTGATCTTCGAGGCCGACACGCGCGCCGGTCTGCTCTTCGACCTGGCGCTGATCGCCGTCATCGTGACCAGCGTGCTGGTGGTCATTCTGGACAGCGTGCAGTCGATCCGCGACCAGTGGCGGCCTCTGTTCAATGCGTTCGAATGGGGCTTCACCATTCTCTTCACGCTCGAATACATCGCGCGGCTCGCCTGCGTGAACAAGCCGATGCGCTATGCGCTGAGCTTCTATGGAGTGATCGACCTGCTCGCGCTGCTGCCAACGTACCTGGTGGCGTTTGCGCCCGAGCTCGCCTACCTCATCGATGTGCGCGTGCTGCGGCTTTTGCGCGTGTTCCGCATCTTCAAGCTGTCGCGCTACTCGGTGGAATACCGCGCGCTGGTCTCCGCCGTGGCCGCCAGCCGCCGGAAGATCACGGTGTTCGTCGGCTTTGTGATGCTGGTGGTGCTGGTGATGGGCACGCTGATGTACGTGGTGGAAGGCCCGGTGCACGGCTTCACCAGCATTCCGGTAGCGATCTACTGGGCCATCTCGACCATGGCTACCGTGGGCTTCGGCGACCTGGTGCCCAAGACCGATCTCGGCCGCGCCATTGCTTCGGTGATGATGCTGGTGGGCTGGGGCGTGCTGGCGGTGCCGACCGGCATCGTCACCGCCGAGATGGCGCGCCGCGGTCCGGGCGACGATGAGGCGCCCGTGGCGCTCGCGCCGCGCGGCGTGCTGGGGATGGCAGCGCCTCCGGCGGTGCCCGCGCGGCGGCTTACGCCTGCGGCCAGACGGCGCGCCCTTGCGCAGCATCGTCGAGGCGGGCGATGA
- a CDS encoding DUF72 domain-containing protein has product MSKATSTRTQANIKVGIGGWTYEPWRDNFYPKGLAHAKELRYASRKVSAIEINGTYYSTFKPETFRKWHDEVPDDFMFSMKASRFSTNRKVLATAEDSIKRFIDSGVSELGDKLGPIVWQFMPTKQFDAEDFEAFLELLPKKEGSRVLRHVMDVRHESFITPTYRALAKKHKVSTVFTDADKFPSFEEPEGDFAYARLMMADAKLKTGYAPKALDSWAERAQQWAETPKKRDVFVYFINGAKEKAPAAAGALLERLGWKPPEEAA; this is encoded by the coding sequence GTGAGCAAGGCAACATCGACTCGGACGCAGGCGAATATCAAGGTGGGCATCGGCGGCTGGACCTACGAGCCCTGGCGCGACAACTTCTATCCCAAGGGGCTCGCGCACGCAAAGGAGCTGCGCTATGCGAGCCGCAAGGTCAGCGCCATCGAGATCAACGGCACCTACTACAGCACCTTCAAGCCAGAGACTTTCCGCAAGTGGCACGACGAGGTGCCCGACGACTTCATGTTCTCGATGAAAGCCTCGCGCTTTTCGACCAACCGCAAGGTGCTGGCCACCGCGGAAGACTCGATCAAGCGCTTCATCGACAGCGGCGTGAGCGAGCTGGGCGACAAGCTCGGGCCGATCGTCTGGCAGTTCATGCCCACCAAGCAGTTCGATGCCGAAGACTTCGAGGCCTTTCTGGAGCTGCTGCCGAAGAAGGAGGGCAGCCGCGTGCTGCGCCACGTGATGGACGTGCGGCATGAGAGCTTCATCACGCCCACCTATCGGGCGCTCGCGAAGAAGCACAAGGTGTCGACCGTGTTCACAGACGCCGACAAGTTTCCGTCGTTCGAGGAGCCCGAGGGCGACTTCGCCTATGCGCGGCTCATGATGGCCGACGCCAAGCTCAAGACCGGCTATGCGCCGAAGGCGCTCGACAGCTGGGCCGAGCGCGCGCAGCAATGGGCCGAAACGCCCAAGAAGCGCGACGTGTTCGTCTACTTCATCAACGGCGCCAAAGAAAAAGCACCGGCCGCGGCCGGTGCCTTGCTGGAGCGCCTGGGTTGGAAGCCGCCCGAAGAGGCGGCCTAG